From Paraburkholderia flava, a single genomic window includes:
- a CDS encoding MipA/OmpV family protein: MKKALSRLQPLLFAATALCLHATQARADETTAPSTDDSGFTILSNATNVTHWGLGVGAGVAPSEYSGDRTRYTPIPLIFFDDKWVHALGTTLDLKVGKWDGVSVTLRGKYALGDGYKGSDAPILNGMQNRHGAFWFGPAFAWDTGFGTLSGDVLTGGNKGQQAHLSFGKSFGFGRLSVEPHIGAEWLSHNYVDYYYGVRQSEATASRAAYTGTSTIDVELGTRVSYNFTAHQSATLDVGVTHLGGGITDSPIVGRKFVPRAIVGYLYRFN, encoded by the coding sequence GTGAAAAAAGCGCTTTCCCGACTGCAGCCGCTACTGTTCGCCGCGACTGCCCTCTGTCTCCATGCCACGCAGGCCCGCGCAGACGAAACCACTGCGCCGTCAACCGACGATTCCGGCTTCACCATCCTGAGCAATGCGACCAACGTCACGCACTGGGGACTCGGCGTCGGTGCCGGCGTCGCGCCGTCGGAGTACTCGGGCGACCGCACAAGGTACACGCCGATCCCGCTGATCTTCTTCGACGACAAGTGGGTTCACGCGCTCGGCACGACGCTCGATCTGAAAGTCGGCAAATGGGACGGCGTGTCGGTCACGCTGCGCGGCAAGTACGCACTCGGCGACGGCTACAAAGGTTCCGACGCGCCGATCCTGAACGGCATGCAGAACCGCCACGGCGCGTTCTGGTTCGGTCCGGCATTCGCGTGGGACACCGGCTTCGGCACGCTGTCCGGCGACGTGCTGACGGGCGGCAACAAGGGACAGCAGGCGCACCTGTCGTTCGGCAAGTCGTTCGGCTTCGGCAGACTGTCGGTCGAACCGCACATCGGCGCCGAATGGTTGAGCCACAACTACGTCGATTACTATTACGGCGTGCGGCAATCCGAAGCGACCGCCAGCCGTGCCGCGTATACCGGCACGTCGACGATCGACGTCGAACTCGGCACGCGGGTCAGCTACAACTTCACCGCGCACCAGTCGGCGACCCTCGACGTCGGCGTCACGCATCTCGGCGGCGGCATCACCGACAGCCCGATCGTCGGCCGCAAATTCGTGCCGCGCGCGATCGTCGGCTACCTCTATCGATTCAACTAA
- a CDS encoding dipeptide ABC transporter ATP-binding protein, whose translation MNRVEVSASSCVEISSSSSAPLLALRDLTIAFPNRAGDAQPVVQQVGFDVHAGETLAIVGESGSGKTMIGKALLGLLPDAARVLSGSARFDGRELLGGTSAQWRALRGTGIGMVFQEPMVSLNPAFRVGEQLTEALVRRRGVPKQQAWTQAVAMLERVRVRDPQGCMKRYPHEFSGGMRQRIMLAAVMLLRPRLLIADEPTTALDCVVQKEVLDLMLSLTREEGTALIFISHNLALVAAYTERVLVMRRGVAVESGLVARVLMRPAHDYTLKLLEALPRRAPDSDEVADALTTPVAETPVLDVRGLAVDYTVPGRWFTKTQMRAVHPLSFALHAGQTLAIVGESGSGKTSVTKALMGLVERAEGDVLLHGEPFLDAGRDALRRARRAIQIVFQDPYSSLDPRMRVDELVREGLRPDPTLDAAAKRARVVEALADVGLDGYGKRYVHELSGGQRQRVAIARALVSRPAVIIADEPVSALDVTVQKQVLDMLVALQARYRFACLLISHDLGVVEQIADRVIVMLRGHVVEEGSRDAVFDAPRHPYTQRLLQAVPELRGDRENGFTVQTRDVPDDTVPRAYFDAETQRSGSSTETLARCTLVDVMAGDASHRVAVRDGP comes from the coding sequence ATGAACCGGGTCGAAGTGTCTGCGTCTTCTTGCGTCGAGATCTCGTCATCGTCTTCAGCGCCGTTGCTTGCACTGCGTGATCTCACGATCGCGTTCCCGAATCGCGCAGGCGATGCGCAACCCGTCGTGCAGCAGGTCGGCTTCGACGTGCATGCGGGCGAGACGCTTGCGATCGTCGGCGAGTCGGGCAGCGGCAAGACGATGATCGGCAAAGCGCTGCTCGGACTACTGCCCGATGCTGCGCGCGTGCTGTCCGGTAGCGCGCGCTTCGACGGTCGCGAACTGCTCGGTGGTACGTCTGCGCAATGGCGTGCGCTGCGCGGCACCGGCATCGGCATGGTGTTTCAGGAGCCGATGGTGTCGCTGAACCCGGCGTTTCGCGTCGGTGAGCAGTTGACCGAGGCGCTCGTCCGGCGTCGCGGCGTTCCCAAACAGCAGGCGTGGACGCAGGCCGTCGCGATGCTCGAACGCGTGCGTGTGCGCGATCCGCAGGGTTGCATGAAGCGCTATCCGCACGAGTTCTCCGGCGGCATGCGGCAACGGATCATGCTCGCTGCAGTGATGCTGCTGCGCCCGCGTCTCTTGATCGCCGACGAGCCGACCACCGCGCTCGACTGCGTCGTCCAGAAAGAAGTGCTCGACCTGATGCTGTCGCTGACGCGCGAGGAAGGCACCGCGCTGATTTTTATCAGCCACAACCTCGCGCTCGTCGCCGCGTACACCGAGCGCGTACTGGTGATGCGGCGTGGCGTTGCTGTCGAAAGCGGTCTGGTTGCGCGTGTGCTGATGCGGCCCGCGCATGACTACACGCTGAAGCTGCTCGAAGCGTTGCCGCGACGTGCTCCGGATTCTGATGAAGTCGCCGATGCTTTGACAACGCCCGTTGCAGAGACGCCCGTGCTCGACGTGCGCGGTCTCGCCGTCGACTACACCGTGCCGGGTCGCTGGTTCACGAAGACGCAGATGCGCGCGGTGCACCCGCTGTCGTTCGCGCTGCATGCGGGGCAGACGCTCGCGATCGTCGGTGAGTCGGGTAGCGGCAAGACGAGCGTGACGAAGGCGCTGATGGGACTCGTCGAGCGTGCGGAAGGCGACGTGCTGCTGCACGGCGAGCCTTTTCTCGATGCGGGTCGCGATGCGCTGCGCCGTGCGCGTCGCGCGATCCAGATCGTCTTTCAGGACCCGTACTCGTCGCTCGATCCACGGATGCGTGTCGACGAACTCGTGCGCGAGGGACTGCGGCCCGATCCCACACTCGATGCCGCCGCGAAACGCGCGCGGGTCGTCGAAGCGCTCGCCGACGTCGGCCTCGACGGCTACGGAAAGCGGTATGTGCACGAACTCTCGGGCGGACAGCGTCAACGCGTCGCGATTGCTCGCGCACTGGTGAGTCGCCCTGCGGTCATCATCGCCGACGAACCCGTATCCGCGCTCGACGTCACCGTGCAGAAGCAGGTGCTCGATATGCTCGTCGCACTGCAGGCGCGTTATCGCTTCGCGTGTCTGCTGATCTCGCACGATCTCGGCGTCGTCGAGCAGATCGCGGATCGCGTGATCGTGATGCTGCGCGGGCATGTCGTCGAGGAAGGCTCGCGCGATGCGGTGTTCGACGCGCCGCGTCATCCGTACACGCAGCGGTTGCTGCAAGCCGTTCCCGAATTGCGCGGCGATCGTGAGAACGGCTTTACCGTGCAGACGCGCGACGTGCCCGACGATACGGTGCCGCGTGCGTACTTCGATGCGGAAACGCAGCGTAGTGGTTCTTCCACGGAAACACTCGCGCGCTGCACGCTTGTCGATGTGATGGCGGGCGATGCGTCGCATCGTGTGGCCGTGCGCGATGGACCTTAA
- a CDS encoding ABC transporter permease — MRVFRRINLVLGATLVGALFLLALAGLVHTPYDPLDVDLFSRFAAPSAQHWFGTDEFGRDVLSRIMAGATVSLAVSALSVLCALVAGTTIGTVSGYVGGWVDRLVMMAVEALMAFPGLLLALGIMTVLGPSRWGVVLALGLAYTPSVTRLARAGALSLRQRDFVVASRAMGNGGTWTLFRHVLPNCAAPLLIFATTLFGSALLAESALSFLGLGVPPPSPTWGGMLADSRNAMDHAIWLAIFPGATISLALLGINLFGDALRDLLDPRMKGVNA; from the coding sequence ATGAGAGTGTTCAGACGCATCAATCTCGTACTCGGCGCGACGCTGGTCGGCGCGTTGTTTCTGCTCGCGCTCGCGGGCCTCGTGCATACGCCATACGATCCGCTCGACGTCGATCTGTTCTCGCGCTTCGCCGCACCGTCCGCACAGCACTGGTTCGGCACCGACGAATTCGGCCGCGACGTGCTGTCGCGGATCATGGCCGGCGCGACCGTGAGCCTCGCGGTGAGCGCGCTGTCGGTGCTGTGCGCGCTCGTCGCGGGCACGACGATCGGCACGGTGTCGGGCTATGTCGGCGGCTGGGTCGACCGGCTGGTGATGATGGCCGTCGAAGCGTTGATGGCGTTTCCCGGACTGCTGCTCGCGCTCGGCATCATGACCGTGCTCGGACCGTCGCGCTGGGGCGTCGTGCTGGCACTCGGTCTTGCGTACACGCCGTCGGTGACGCGACTCGCGCGTGCCGGTGCATTGTCGCTGCGGCAACGCGATTTCGTCGTCGCGTCGCGGGCGATGGGTAACGGCGGGACGTGGACGCTGTTTCGTCACGTGCTGCCGAACTGCGCGGCGCCACTGTTGATCTTCGCAACGACGCTGTTCGGCTCCGCACTGCTCGCCGAAAGCGCGCTGAGCTTTCTGGGCCTCGGCGTGCCACCTCCGTCGCCGACGTGGGGCGGCATGCTCGCCGACAGCCGCAACGCAATGGATCACGCGATCTGGCTCGCGATCTTTCCGGGCGCGACGATCTCACTCGCGCTGCTCGGCATCAACCTGTTCGGCGACGCGTTGCGCGATCTGCTCGATCCGCGGATGAAGGGGGTGAATGCATGA
- a CDS encoding porin, giving the protein MKSRLIRLSLPAAATLLIAAPAAHAQSSVTLYGIVDVGIEAVNHVPTSSKGSGTVVREASGNLSGSRWGFRGVEDLGGGLKAIFVLENGFNVNTGTLGQSGREFGRQAYVGLQGRYGTVTLGRQQNLLYDMIIRYDPMRFGSSYSAIAHDAVLTGRADNSAKYMVEFSGVTLAAMYSNGYDSTITGGAQVPGHTKVGREYGAGARYAAGPFDVALVYDQRQGTSIASADDTARRLSIGASYKFAKTELYAAWRLLQQTVGAAQTHANLFWLGATQHFTPALQVSAVAYHTDVRGTGQDPTSYVLSLDYYLSKRTDLYVNASYAQNRDGSNLGIDGIGTNIVAGENQLGAVAGIRHRF; this is encoded by the coding sequence ATGAAATCGAGACTCATCCGTCTAAGCCTGCCCGCCGCCGCAACCCTGCTGATCGCCGCGCCGGCCGCCCACGCGCAATCGAGCGTCACGCTATACGGCATCGTCGACGTCGGCATCGAAGCCGTGAACCACGTGCCGACCAGCAGCAAAGGCAGCGGCACCGTCGTGCGCGAAGCATCGGGCAACCTGTCCGGTTCGCGCTGGGGATTTCGCGGCGTCGAAGATCTCGGCGGCGGACTGAAAGCGATCTTCGTGCTGGAGAACGGCTTCAACGTGAACACCGGTACGCTCGGCCAGAGCGGTAGAGAATTTGGACGGCAGGCGTATGTCGGTTTGCAGGGCCGCTACGGCACCGTCACGCTCGGGCGTCAGCAGAACCTGCTGTACGACATGATCATCCGCTACGACCCGATGCGCTTCGGCTCGTCGTATTCGGCAATCGCACACGACGCAGTGCTCACCGGACGCGCCGACAACTCGGCCAAGTACATGGTCGAATTCAGCGGCGTTACGCTCGCGGCGATGTACAGCAACGGCTACGACTCGACGATCACGGGCGGCGCGCAGGTGCCGGGCCACACGAAGGTCGGTCGCGAGTACGGTGCGGGTGCGCGCTATGCGGCAGGACCGTTCGACGTTGCGCTCGTGTACGACCAGCGCCAGGGCACGTCGATCGCCAGCGCCGACGACACCGCGCGGCGCCTGAGCATCGGCGCGAGCTACAAGTTCGCCAAAACCGAGTTGTACGCTGCGTGGCGTTTGCTACAGCAAACCGTCGGCGCTGCGCAAACGCATGCGAACCTGTTCTGGCTCGGCGCGACGCAGCACTTCACGCCGGCGCTTCAGGTGTCGGCGGTCGCGTATCACACCGACGTGCGCGGCACGGGCCAGGACCCGACGTCGTATGTGCTGTCGCTCGACTACTACCTGTCGAAGCGCACGGACCTTTACGTGAACGCATCGTATGCGCAGAACCGCGACGGGTCGAACCTGGGTATCGATGGGATCGGTACGAATATCGTCGCGGGGGAGAATCAGTTGGGCGCGGTGGCGGGGATCCGGCATCGGTTTTGA
- a CDS encoding HD domain-containing protein translates to MTATSSAPNASNASHASTAFAPFEPLADALLHHVSHNADDGSHDVAHLQRVWKNAAAIHAEEGGDAQVLLAATVLHDCVNVEKNSPLRAQASRLSAQTASRILAELGWTDDKVRAAAHAIEAHSYSAGISPLTLEAKILQDADRLDAIGIVGAARCFYVAGRMGSALYDFADPHAHNRAYDDTRYAIDHFHTKLFKLASGFQTAAGARIAVLRQERLRRLLDEFAEEI, encoded by the coding sequence ATGACCGCAACCTCTTCCGCACCCAACGCATCCAACGCATCGCATGCGTCCACCGCTTTCGCACCGTTCGAACCGCTCGCCGATGCGCTGCTGCATCACGTGAGCCACAACGCGGACGACGGTTCGCACGACGTCGCGCACCTGCAGCGCGTCTGGAAAAACGCGGCGGCGATCCATGCAGAAGAAGGCGGCGATGCACAGGTCTTGCTGGCAGCGACAGTACTGCACGACTGCGTGAACGTCGAGAAGAATTCGCCGCTGCGCGCGCAGGCGTCGCGGCTTTCCGCGCAGACCGCATCGCGCATCCTCGCGGAGCTCGGCTGGACGGACGACAAGGTCCGCGCCGCCGCACACGCGATCGAAGCTCACAGTTACTCAGCAGGCATCTCACCGCTCACGCTCGAAGCCAAAATTCTTCAGGACGCGGACCGGCTCGATGCGATCGGCATCGTCGGCGCGGCGCGCTGTTTCTACGTCGCGGGACGCATGGGCAGCGCGCTCTACGATTTCGCCGACCCGCACGCACACAACCGCGCGTACGACGACACGCGCTACGCAATCGATCACTTCCACACGAAGCTGTTCAAGCTCGCGTCGGGATTTCAAACGGCGGCCGGTGCACGGATCGCGGTGCTGCGCCAGGAACGGCTGCGACGCCTGCTCGACGAATTCGCCGAGGAGATCTAA
- a CDS encoding DEAD/DEAH box helicase: MSFASLGLIDPLLRNVRDLDYQTPTPIQARTIPAVLDGKDVIAAAQTGTGKTAGFALPLLQRLVQHGAAVSSNRARVLVLVPTRELAEQVLRSFIEYGKGLDLRFLAAYGGVSINPQMMALRKGVDVLVATPGRLLDLNRQNAVQFDQVQTLVLDEADRMLDLGFARELNAVFAALPAQRQTLLFSATFTDDIRAMAAGILRDPINISVSPPNATASRIRQWVVPVDKKNKPDLFMHLVAANKWEHALVFVKTRNGVDYLAAMLDEAGYAVDTIHGDKPQPARMRALERFKTGEVHMLVATDVAARGLDIDDLPLVINVDLPIVAQDYVHRIGRTGRAGASGVAVSLVCADEAPQLAAIEALIRQTLPREEEPGFEAEHRVPQTSATGEIIRKPKKPKKPKVPQAAPGAIQVPGKKQRPQIGESKRKPAAQRALASGKGTRVASGQPSGVQKPRNNKSTSTRKH, translated from the coding sequence ATGTCTTTTGCCTCGCTTGGCCTGATCGATCCGTTGCTGCGTAATGTGCGGGACCTCGATTACCAGACACCTACGCCAATACAGGCCAGGACGATTCCTGCCGTGCTCGATGGCAAGGACGTCATCGCTGCGGCACAGACCGGCACGGGCAAAACGGCGGGTTTTGCGCTGCCGCTGCTGCAACGGCTGGTGCAACACGGCGCGGCGGTGTCCAGCAACCGCGCGCGTGTTCTGGTGCTGGTGCCGACGCGTGAGCTGGCGGAACAGGTGCTGCGAAGCTTTATCGAATACGGCAAAGGCCTCGACTTACGATTTCTGGCCGCCTACGGCGGTGTGAGTATCAACCCTCAAATGATGGCGTTGCGCAAAGGCGTCGATGTGCTCGTCGCCACGCCGGGCCGTTTGCTGGACCTCAATCGCCAGAACGCAGTGCAGTTCGATCAGGTGCAAACGCTGGTGCTGGATGAGGCCGACCGCATGCTGGATCTGGGCTTTGCGCGCGAGCTGAATGCCGTCTTTGCTGCGTTGCCCGCCCAGCGCCAGACCCTGTTGTTCTCTGCCACGTTTACCGATGACATCCGCGCCATGGCGGCGGGCATCCTGCGCGACCCAATCAATATCAGCGTCAGCCCGCCCAATGCCACGGCCAGCAGGATCAGGCAGTGGGTAGTGCCGGTGGATAAAAAGAACAAGCCTGATCTCTTCATGCACCTTGTGGCTGCGAACAAGTGGGAGCACGCGCTGGTGTTCGTCAAAACCCGCAATGGCGTGGACTACCTTGCCGCGATGCTGGATGAAGCGGGCTATGCGGTCGACACTATCCACGGCGACAAACCGCAACCTGCGCGCATGCGTGCGCTGGAACGCTTCAAGACGGGCGAAGTACACATGCTGGTAGCCACCGATGTGGCTGCGCGCGGTCTGGATATCGACGACCTGCCGCTGGTGATCAACGTCGATCTGCCGATCGTGGCGCAAGACTATGTGCACCGTATTGGCCGTACCGGTCGCGCGGGCGCCAGCGGCGTGGCGGTGTCCCTTGTGTGTGCCGACGAAGCGCCGCAACTGGCCGCGATCGAAGCGCTGATCCGGCAAACGCTGCCCCGTGAAGAAGAGCCGGGTTTTGAAGCCGAACACCGCGTGCCGCAAACCAGCGCGACGGGCGAGATCATCAGGAAACCCAAGAAACCCAAAAAGCCCAAGGTACCGCAAGCTGCGCCGGGCGCCATCCAGGTGCCCGGCAAAAAGCAGAGGCCGCAAATCGGCGAAAGCAAACGCAAGCCTGCAGCGCAGCGCGCTTTGGCCTCGGGTAAAGGCACCCGCGTCGCCAGCGGTCAGCCATCCGGTGTGCAAAAGCCCCGCAACAACAAGTCGACGTCAACGCGGAAACACTGA
- a CDS encoding DJ-1/PfpI family protein yields the protein MSDTPVRTAGFLLYPNLTQLDLTGPFEVIGRLPGWKTELVAASRAPVRSDRGLVFQPDTSFAEAGDYDLFVVPGGPGTDDAMLDAATVAFIRERAQRARYVFGICTGSLLLGAAGVLRGRHAGTHWQSRDLLAKFGAIPSAARLTVDGNLFTSGGVTAGIDMALRVAAEVAGDDVAQQIQLWIEYNPEPPFNAGSPETAPRAVVEQVVAASAQRMAIRRAAVERAAAALG from the coding sequence ATGTCCGATACCCCCGTCCGCACCGCCGGCTTTCTGCTGTATCCGAATCTCACGCAACTCGATCTGACCGGACCCTTCGAAGTGATCGGGCGATTGCCCGGCTGGAAGACGGAACTGGTCGCGGCATCGCGTGCGCCGGTGCGTTCCGATCGCGGGCTCGTGTTTCAGCCCGATACGTCGTTTGCCGAAGCCGGCGACTACGACCTGTTCGTCGTGCCCGGCGGCCCAGGCACCGACGACGCGATGCTCGATGCCGCGACCGTCGCGTTCATCCGCGAGCGCGCGCAGCGTGCACGCTACGTGTTCGGTATCTGCACCGGTTCGCTGCTGCTCGGTGCAGCCGGTGTGCTGCGCGGACGGCATGCAGGCACGCACTGGCAATCGCGCGATCTGCTCGCGAAGTTCGGCGCGATTCCGAGCGCGGCGCGTCTGACGGTGGACGGCAATCTGTTCACGTCGGGCGGCGTGACGGCGGGCATCGATATGGCGCTGCGCGTCGCAGCCGAAGTGGCCGGCGACGACGTCGCGCAGCAGATCCAGTTGTGGATCGAGTACAACCCGGAGCCGCCGTTCAACGCGGGTTCGCCGGAGACCGCGCCGCGTGCGGTCGTCGAGCAGGTGGTGGCGGCGTCGGCGCAGCGGATGGCGATTCGCAGGGCGGCGGTCGAACGTGCGGCTGCGGCGTTGGGGTAG
- a CDS encoding DUF3574 domain-containing protein, which translates to MQTFRIRMLVASLSFVALTACQVAGHPAQSGAATDAQGDAETTGAAAATGASDAAPTAQSLCAKISGTKEITADLLFGRDVKGRRPVSDKEIKQFLADVVTPRFPDGFTTWRTQGQWLDSDTKHVVREDSFVVRIVTNGASDTMDHLGEVRSEYIKRFHQQAVGLVLTNACASF; encoded by the coding sequence ATGCAGACTTTCCGGATCAGGATGCTCGTCGCATCGCTGTCGTTCGTTGCGCTTACCGCTTGCCAGGTGGCCGGTCATCCGGCGCAGTCCGGTGCAGCGACCGACGCGCAGGGCGACGCCGAAACGACCGGTGCCGCAGCGGCCACCGGTGCATCGGACGCGGCACCGACCGCGCAATCGCTGTGCGCGAAGATCAGCGGAACGAAGGAGATCACCGCCGACCTGCTGTTCGGTCGCGATGTGAAGGGACGGCGTCCGGTGTCGGACAAGGAGATCAAGCAGTTTCTCGCGGACGTCGTGACGCCGCGCTTCCCCGACGGCTTCACGACGTGGCGCACGCAGGGCCAGTGGCTCGACTCCGACACGAAGCACGTCGTGCGCGAAGACAGCTTCGTCGTGCGGATCGTCACGAACGGTGCGTCCGATACGATGGATCATCTCGGCGAAGTGCGCAGCGAGTACATCAAGCGGTTTCATCAGCAGGCAGTGGGGCTGGTGCTGACGAATGCGTGTGCGTCGTTTTGA
- a CDS encoding chloramphenicol phosphotransferase CPT family protein, which produces MPITEMLQPPYGTIVVLNGPSSTGKSTLSKYLCENLVEHHLHIELDAFRNMEPANYWDVEKQVIQVRVAALCRAINATAATFSRHGQAVIVDHVLSSDAWHYMLEDLIGLPVFIVGVFCSLEILIARELTRGDRKIGTAKSQFDSIHANRHYDHVVDTSSSSASDCAQLVLEWLRSRPTPAAFSKMHQQFFGNVN; this is translated from the coding sequence ATGCCGATCACCGAAATGCTGCAGCCGCCATACGGGACCATCGTCGTGCTCAACGGTCCGAGCAGTACCGGCAAAAGTACGCTTTCCAAGTATTTGTGCGAGAACCTGGTTGAGCATCATTTGCACATCGAGCTGGACGCGTTCCGAAACATGGAACCTGCAAACTATTGGGATGTCGAGAAGCAGGTGATCCAGGTTCGCGTGGCCGCGCTATGCAGAGCAATAAATGCCACTGCCGCGACCTTTTCCAGGCACGGTCAGGCTGTGATCGTCGATCACGTCCTTTCATCGGATGCGTGGCACTACATGCTCGAAGACCTGATCGGCCTCCCGGTCTTCATCGTCGGCGTCTTTTGTTCGCTCGAAATTCTGATCGCACGTGAGCTTACCCGTGGCGACCGTAAGATCGGAACGGCCAAGTCTCAATTCGACTCCATTCATGCTAACCGGCACTACGATCACGTCGTGGACACGTCGTCTTCGAGCGCCTCTGATTGTGCGCAGTTGGTTCTGGAGTGGTTACGGAGCCGACCGACCCCTGCTGCATTCTCGAAGATGCATCAGCAATTTTTCGGTAACGTCAATTAG
- a CDS encoding 4Fe-4S dicluster domain-containing protein, with product MSHAAPAVCKQPAGVIVPVVNLKRCEGKGDCAEVCPENVFEIRRIDDTDYQQLGAFDRFKIRVHGMKVAYTPNADACRSCGLCVTACPERAITLARLK from the coding sequence ATGAGCCACGCCGCGCCAGCCGTCTGCAAACAACCCGCGGGCGTGATCGTCCCGGTCGTCAACCTGAAGCGCTGTGAGGGTAAGGGCGACTGCGCAGAAGTCTGCCCTGAGAACGTGTTCGAGATTCGCCGCATCGACGATACGGACTACCAGCAGCTCGGCGCGTTCGATCGCTTCAAGATCCGCGTGCACGGCATGAAGGTCGCGTACACGCCGAACGCCGACGCGTGCCGCTCGTGCGGGTTGTGCGTGACGGCGTGCCCGGAACGGGCGATCACGCTTGCACGGTTGAAATAG
- a CDS encoding DUF6678 family protein, giving the protein MNNTKWAELRMGMHGLGELSPRFRVRNLQSGGVSAWDREWFYHFFGRHEDDEWIEIAVTSSAQREAVLQILRRVHVPGEATEAGFKVYGYVRLGTHVEYL; this is encoded by the coding sequence ATGAACAATACGAAATGGGCAGAACTGCGAATGGGTATGCATGGACTCGGGGAGCTGTCACCACGATTCCGTGTTCGGAACCTTCAGAGTGGAGGTGTCAGCGCGTGGGATCGAGAATGGTTTTATCACTTCTTCGGCCGTCATGAAGACGATGAATGGATTGAGATTGCCGTAACCTCTTCAGCTCAGCGCGAGGCTGTGTTGCAGATTCTCCGCCGTGTTCACGTTCCAGGTGAGGCAACGGAGGCGGGCTTCAAGGTCTATGGCTATGTACGCTTGGGAACGCACGTCGAGTACCTTTAG
- a CDS encoding RNA polymerase sigma factor, whose amino-acid sequence MEPPSSHNPPTSPDPHATLPAQQQEREQAHGQERNSEIAEAVLRERGRLGRFIGRRVRDPGDAEDILQDVLYEFVQAYRLPAPIEQVSAWLFRVARNRIVDRFRKRREQPVAEFAPATEDDDEHYRLDLALPSSDAGPEAAYARSVLLQALQEALDDLPKEQREVFVAHELEGQSFKELAAASGVSVNTLLGRKRYAVLHLRARLRDVYDELDL is encoded by the coding sequence ATGGAACCGCCGTCCTCTCACAACCCGCCGACTTCTCCGGACCCGCACGCCACATTGCCCGCTCAGCAACAGGAGCGGGAACAGGCGCACGGCCAGGAACGAAACAGCGAGATCGCCGAAGCCGTGCTGCGCGAGCGCGGTCGGCTCGGGCGCTTCATCGGGCGACGCGTGCGCGACCCCGGCGACGCCGAGGACATCCTGCAGGACGTGCTGTACGAATTCGTCCAGGCGTACCGGCTGCCCGCGCCGATCGAGCAGGTCAGCGCGTGGCTGTTTCGCGTCGCGCGCAACCGGATCGTCGATCGCTTTCGCAAACGGCGCGAGCAACCGGTCGCCGAGTTTGCGCCGGCAACAGAAGACGACGACGAACACTACCGTCTCGACCTCGCACTCCCCTCGTCGGATGCGGGACCCGAAGCCGCATACGCGCGTTCGGTACTGCTGCAGGCGTTGCAGGAAGCACTCGACGATCTGCCGAAGGAGCAACGCGAAGTGTTCGTCGCGCACGAACTCGAAGGGCAAAGTTTCAAGGAACTCGCGGCTGCGAGCGGTGTGAGCGTGAATACGCTGCTCGGCCGCAAACGGTACGCGGTGCTGCATCTGCGTGCGCGTCTGCGTGACGTGTACGACGAACTGGATCTCTAG